A DNA window from Pedomonas mirosovicensis contains the following coding sequences:
- the paaG gene encoding 2-(1,2-epoxy-1,2-dihydrophenyl)acetyl-CoA isomerase PaaG: MTTYSTISYDCMDDIARLTLNRPEKLNSFNVVMHGEVQDALNRVEADGARVLVLTGAGRAFCAGQDLDDRAVKPDGAGVDLGASLEDYYNPLIRRITGLKMPVLCAVNGVAAGAGANIALACDIVIASKTAKFVQAFCKLGLVPDSGGTWILPRLVGTARALGLSLLGTPLDAETAERWGLIWKAVEPEALVPEVEAMARHFATQPTQGLAAIKQAIRASATNTLDQQLDLERDIQRAAGRSADYREGVVAFLEKRAPNFTGA; this comes from the coding sequence TGAACAGCTTCAACGTCGTCATGCACGGCGAGGTGCAGGACGCGCTGAACCGGGTGGAGGCGGACGGCGCGCGGGTGCTGGTGCTCACTGGGGCGGGGCGGGCCTTCTGCGCCGGGCAGGACCTGGACGACCGGGCGGTGAAGCCGGACGGCGCGGGGGTGGATCTGGGCGCGAGCCTCGAGGACTATTACAACCCGCTCATCCGCCGCATTACGGGGTTGAAGATGCCGGTCCTCTGCGCCGTCAACGGCGTGGCGGCGGGGGCGGGGGCCAACATCGCGCTCGCCTGCGATATCGTCATTGCCTCCAAAACGGCCAAGTTCGTGCAGGCCTTCTGCAAGCTGGGGCTGGTGCCGGACTCGGGCGGCACGTGGATCCTGCCGCGCCTTGTCGGCACGGCGCGGGCGCTGGGCCTGTCGCTGCTCGGCACGCCGCTCGATGCGGAAACGGCGGAGCGCTGGGGCCTCATCTGGAAGGCGGTGGAGCCGGAGGCTTTGGTGCCGGAAGTGGAGGCGATGGCCCGCCACTTCGCCACCCAGCCGACACAAGGCCTGGCCGCCATCAAGCAGGCGATCCGCGCCTCGGCCACCAACACGCTCGACCAGCAGCTGGACCTTGAGCGCGACATCCAGCGCGCGGCCGGACGCTCCGCCGATTACCGCGAGGGCGTGGTGGCTTTTCTCGAAAAGCGCGCGCCGAATTTCACGGGGGCGTGA